A region of the Primulina eburnea isolate SZY01 chromosome 7, ASM2296580v1, whole genome shotgun sequence genome:
GCTGCTCATCATCGTCGGATGACGCCAAGAACGGGAACTGCAGCTCGAGCGCCACGTCGCCGGAAGTGGGGGAAATGGGTCTCGGAAATCAGGGTCCCGGGGACGTCGGAGCGTCTGTGGCTGGGCTCCTACACCAGCCCCGAGGCGGCGGCTGTTGCTCACGACGTGGCATTGTATTGTCTCAGGGGAAACTCGGCTCCCATAGATAATTTCAACTTTCCGTCGATGTTGCCGGGGAGCGTCAGAATGGGCATGTCCCCCGCGGAGGTGCAGAAGGCCGCGTCGGATGCTGGGTTGGCTATCGACGCGAGGTTGTCGAACTCATTGAAGCCGCAGCATGATGATCAGAATGAAATACCGCAGAAGCAAGATCAATTGGTGGGAGGTCATGATCAAGTGATTAACTGGGAGCCGACTAATCATGAAAACTGGGATTGGTCGAGAAGATCAGCACATGATGAGGATCAGCATTTGAACATTTCAGTCGATGATTATCTGCAATGGAGCAATCAATAATTAATCATGATAATAGTACCAAGGGGAGCAAGTGATTTTGTCTTCCCAGCAGTAAATCCATGATCATGAAGtcgaacacacacacacacacacacagagcaATGACAATATATAGTCATGATCGATGGTAATACTTGTATCCTAGCTAGTTTGCGCTGAAttattttatagatttttttaCTTCGAAAATAATTTGAAACATGAATTTTTCGCAGTAAAAATCTATCATatttatcattaaaaaaaaagaaaattatattGAAAATTTAATAGGTCTGTAATTAATTTCGATATAAAACAAGTCTTAAgtaatttgaaatttatgatCGGTCGGATTGGTACAAGTGATCATTTACCCTAATATAACCACACAAGAGGCGACtttttatttttacgtaaaaaacACTTGCTGTAAAAAAAGCATTTTATTAGTAAAAGGTTTTCCAGATGTTCTTCGAAAATAAAGTCTAAACAGTTCTGCGTATTTATAGCCTATGGACATTGtttgtgtgtgtctatatatatatatatatatatatatatatatatatatatatatatatattaactaaACACGCTTTGAatattttatcaatttttaatcgaacacaaaaaataaaataaaagataaaatgTGAAAATTAGTCATGTGTGTACCGAGTgtgatatttttattca
Encoded here:
- the LOC140835914 gene encoding ethylene-responsive transcription factor ERF020-like; this translates as MTPRTGTAARAPRRRKWGKWVSEIRVPGTSERLWLGSYTSPEAAAVAHDVALYCLRGNSAPIDNFNFPSMLPGSVRMGMSPAEVQKAASDAGLAIDARLSNSLKPQHDDQNEIPQKQDQLVGGHDQVINWEPTNHENWDWSRRSAHDEDQHLNISVDDYLQWSNQ